TGTCATCTCAGACATGTGTCACATGGTTACATTTTCCCAGCTCAGCTGTTCAGTCCACATGTGTTTATTTAGAGAGCAACAGCTGCACACATCTGCATTACACTAACTACACCAACCCTGATCCTGAAACTGTGACTCTGCTGtcagaaacacatttcacacTGAAGCTCTATTCATTTCTCCATTAACACCTGATCTATGATGTCTGCAGCCATTCACCAGCTCCTCGCTGCCTTCAGCGTCCACCAGAAGTTGATGGAAATAAAGGGACATGTCCTCCTCCTTCAccacctttctttttttttctttttaaacattGTTTGTATAACTATATTAAGTGGGCTTCACATTTTTAACTATAAGAAAATTACTTTTAtccatttgtatttttttttttttacctcttttATTGAAGATTTTGTcagttttagaatttttttttattttatttttttttattcactttcAGATTCACCTTTTTAAACCATCtgtttttataacatttatattatgtgggtttcacatttttaactaTTTAAGAAAATGACTTATCCATTTGTATTTATTGACTTTTACCTAGTTATTGAAGATTTTGTATTTATGCCGGttttagagtgtgtgtgtgtgtgtgtatatatatatatatatatatatatatatatatatatatatatatatatattttttttaaattccttaacacttccttttttttttttttttttttttttctttgcagcAGCTTGTAAATAAACCTCATCTTGGTTCTTGTTTCTCATCTCTGGTGCAATTCTTGTCTATTGGCAGTCTGTAGAACAGAAAGTGTTTGATTGCAGGATAAAGTTGAGAGTGAAACTTCTTACATTTTGTCCATGTTCATCAGTATCAACTCTACTAGGAGGCCAGATTTAGTCAGTTTCCTacttgataaagtctgtatggagTGTCTGCAGAGGCGATAACAGAGGCTCCAGATGGCTTGGGTCGCAGCGGagagacacacaaacatcacGTTCACCAAGATCTCTCCATTCTTGTGTGTTTGATCTCTACATTTTCACAAAGATATGTTTCTTTCTGAAGTGGCAAATGTTACATCAACACATTGTTTCAGAGCATATATAATCCAAAACAATCAATTAGTGACATTTATTAGTGGAATTTAAACTGAATCTCTTTACGTTACTGTATGGCAGTGTTTCAGTTTCTCTCATTCTACATCAGCTGAAAATGATGTGTGGCAACCTGTCTTGCAGCTGCAACAGATGGTAGAGTTCATTTGTGCACCTAACATTTCTTCTGGACAGATCACCTACTTAAAGGAAATTGAGGACTTGTATTTTTGATACAAGCTTACAGTCCAGTTTTGGGCCACTTATTTGTCTGTGGACACTCAGATTTGAGAGCAAGTACACATATTTCAAACAGTGTTTGAGGAAGTTGCACAACTTTAAGAACTTGTGCTCTACTCTTGCTGAAAGGCATCAGAAACTTAAAATTTAAGTGTTGGCAGTCTGTTCTCACCACTccgtgttgttgttgttgaaaagGGAACTGATTTTTCCCCAGCAGATTACAATGAATATATCAGAGAAGCTATTGCCCACCTTAACTGTTAATCTCTGTCAGTCTCATTTCACTTGAGGCAAAAATTAAAGggactaaatacatttttttttttcttgtgtttgATAAGTGATAATGGAATCATATTTGGCTAAATCAAGGCCATTCTCATTCAATGAGATTCTGTCCACTTCCCAGAAAAACTCTGTAGGCTCTCATTGATCTAGGCATTCATTGCCTTTCTATTAGTCAGGAAGTCCCACTGACTTCTATATAATTTTTAGCCATATAGtataactgtttggttaccaatattcttcaaaatatcttcttttgtgttccacagaagaaagaaggtcatacaggtttggaatgacatgagagggagagtaaatgtgtCACGTCTGAACTGGGTTTGAGTTGTGTTCTTGTTAATTTTGCACTGTTACCAGTTCAgttttctgtgttatttcatgTTTCCTATGTCCCTGTTCATTAATTGACATAGTTTTTGATTTGCCCTCACGTGTTACACCTGTGTCTAGTTACTTATCTTGCTTTGTATCTAGTGTTTCCTTGTGTATTATAGCCctatatgtttgttttgttcttcatcagatctctttttttttttttttttttgcatcctgAGAACCTTAGAAGTGTTTTCCTAcatttgtttttgattaaaggTACTGAATAGATCCagctttttattttcatttctgctgcatccACTGCATGACAGAAGATCTGACCGTCAAAATGGATCTAGCAGTAGTTCGGATCCTCTTTCTCTCCCAGGTGGTTCTCGTCCTCGAGGTGCACACACAGAGATTTTTAGATCTGGTCCCTCTTGTGCATTGCAACAACGTCAGCCTCTGCATCCTCTAGAGGGATGTTCAGAGAATTTGTCAAGATGGTTATTAGATCAATACGGATTCCCCTACACCATCAGTGAGAGTGAGGAGGATCAAGACCCACTAGCACCCACAGTGCACACAGCACCAGCAGCCAAGCCTCCAATGGACCACACAACCAAGCCCACCACAGTCTCAAAGCCCGAGCCCACCACGAATAAAGAGCCGAAGTCCCTTGAGGATCTGAAACCAGAGCCTTGTGCAAACCCAGTGATATGGAGAGCCAAGTCTGACGAGGTGTGTGAGCCAGCCATCATTTCCCCCATGTAGCATACTTCTAGGACCACAACCGTCCCGTAGCTCAAGGCAGAAGAATAGTCTCTGAACTCTCTGCCTGTCCCATATTGGCCAAAGAGGTGATCTTATGTATACGCATATGTATGCTCTGTTTTGGCttagtttctttgtttttttctgttcgCCTGTGTGACCTAGTGTGTTCCATTGACTATTGATTCCATTCACTTGTCATTCTATTAATTAACTAATTTAATCTGTGTATATACTCCCTGTTTTGTTCAGTTCATTGTCCGGTCTCATCTCCGAGTTGTGGATATCTTCCCCCATTATTCTGCTCAATATTCTGTGGATAATTGTATTAATGATTCAAAATCTGAAGTGGTGATCTATGGTCCACTGAAGTTAGCCAAACAGTGTTCtgttaattatcttgttttACCTGTCTATTTATGTCTGTGTTTCCAATTAAGTTTTGTCAGTCCTCGTCTGTGTGAAGGCTGTTTTGCTTAGTGGTTCTCCTGTTGATTTTCAGAGTGTTGTTGCTATGTTTAGTTAAATAAAGATTGCTGAAATTGACACCCTTGCTTCATCATCCTTTGCTTACCATGACACCTGCAGAGCCTAAGCCTATGTGGCGTTCACGTGACAAGGAACAACTCTGGCCCTAAATTAATCATATCTGTTTCTCataatttgtcataattttttgGACTATGATCAAAGTTTGCATATGTAGATGTGCTGGGGTAATCTGGCTATTGAAAATGTAATTCTGTTCAGATGAACAAAATGtcttgaataaagtttttttattattattttgctgaTTGAGATTCAAAGATCCAAGTCAGTGAAATGATCTGTTCTTCCCATCACTAGGAGGAACTGCAACAACCCTgacttcagaattcaaaatGGATGCTCAGTGCATCAACAGTAAGTGAAACGGAATAGTTCTAGAAactcagttataggaactagccactaggatagttcccCGAGAACAATTTTCTCCCCTgggccatgttcctggttgcattcacaCCGGaaataggaactctgaagtaGCCAACAGAGGCGTCTTTAAGCACACCAGTGGAAGGAGGATGCCATGATCGgtgctgtgtttgttgtgtgtcgtggGTTTTGTGATAATGGAGATGGAATgtaaatgcataatttattgttatCTGCGTTTTGTGTTTTTCCACGCCATTAGGGGGCACTAACCATCTTCTTAGATGAGTATTTAGCCAGGTACTATGCCTGAAGAAGGAGGCAAGCATTTGGATAGGCCTGGGGTGCTtttcaatatccctcctcgtttTCTATGACCCAGAAACCGATCAAGCTCAGCcgtcttgaaggacatctcaattctctaattgcaccgcgaggaggtgaggaacgaggagtgaggaggcttcctgaggagtcatgagtgaggatacacaggtgcatccttcgcggaagtctttctcgtcgagaaacgtgacgcacgcataaattctcctcccccttcatatctgtcacaataatttaaatgtatgctttaatGAATGCAGTTTACATaaactttacatctcacatatttaggcggggcatcttgctttattaatatttataattttttttttttttaaataaccaaactttaacaacatatgGGTAGATCCGTCGAGTACAGCTGATGACACTTTGAAGTGATGCTAAAGGGAGCAAGGATATAtaatttcacttgattcaattcctccgtCCTCGCTTCTTTACCTTGtttccttccctcgcatcctgaaggggtggagctaagacacgaggaaaggaaacgaggatgcacaaataagaattgagaagcacccctgATCTTTTCCCCCAAACCAGTTCAGCGGAAATCCCGCCCTGGATCCGATTCTAAACATCTCATTGGCCATGTCAATTACCTACACCCAACCCTGATCCTTAAACCTAGCCGTCACTGTAACTTCAGCCAATGAAATTGGTTGCAGGGTGGGGATTTCCTCTGAAtcgtttggggaaaaaaaaaaaaacggataGAGGAAGCAATGGCTTTTCTTGTGCAATGGCTTTTCTTAGTGTGTAACTGTTGTATTGCATATGTATTTGATCATTGAGATAATCACGCATGTTGtgaaagtatttttatttagatGGACCTTTATTCCTATGCTGATTCCATGTTGAATccgcgtcggagctcgtcggtccgtcaggccatctgatcattctgattggctgttcagctactgtcacctgctggtacagaaaggcatttcatcttacgcagacGCAGAACggatgtgctacttggccgtcgagCGTTGGTTTgatgtgtcagggcaactttggacccagacgctgccgacttaagccaaccctgcagtctgtttcgtcgccactagttcggcggcatcggcttggtgtgttcctgcctttacacGAACACAAAGAGGTGGTGGATTTTACATGTGGAAGACAGGCGGACTCTTTTTTGCATCAAATTTGACTTATGTCAACCAAACATTGAACATTTCTTGAATGTTtttgataatttcattttttttctatgtggtttatttgttgttttgttttgtgatgattgattggattgttgaaTATAATATACGTGCAATTCACTGCAAGTTTTAGGTTTGTTACTTCATGTACTTTGTTGGGTAAACCAAAGGTTTATTTAAgatcaatatatattttttttaataatacctAGTTTTAAGCCTTCCATCCTTACTCTAATATATAACTTAAGCTCAAAAAAGGGTAGTGATTATAagactctgaagtaggagctaatttagtcccCCAAGAGTTCCTGGAACAAAAatcgttcctagttcctgcggtgcAAACACGCAAAATCTGGGTACTTCAGCTATTAGTTATTAGTTATATTAGTTATATAGTTCTAGCATCAATCTTGGTTTTTCGACTTGTGCTCTGGAATGTGGTCAACTCTGGTGTGACATCATTCCCAGGCACTGAAAAGATCGATTCTTGGCGCTCTTGTATTGATACATTATcctcacacaaaatattgcaaTACTATGCATTATTGATCCCCCACCCGACGACTCCTATATTTAACTGTGGATTCACTCAGTAAAACTGAATCAGAAAATGCAGTGTAATGTTCATTATCTTGTTTCATTCAGTTTGTCTCTTTATTTCTGACTGTTCACTTACATTGTATTGCATTTCACAGCAATATTCATTTCtcttgaaaataatttttgtttccAAGGTATTTAACTGAATCTAATAAATGACACTATACAATTGAAATTAATTTCGTACTCTACATATTTTCTGATGCCATTTTAAACTGCCAAGCCATTTAAATCTTTTTCCACACAAGAAACACAAATAGGGTCTCACATATGCATGACTTTTCAGGTGTATCTCTAAGTGTGATggcaaaataaactttttattaCACTGAACACAATTAAATCTCCTTCCTCCAGAATGAATGCGCAGGTGATTTTTGAAATTGTTCCTCTTTCTAAATCTCTTACCACACACAGAACATTGCAATTTCTTTCCAGAATGAGTTTGCCAGTGACGATGCAGGTCTCTTTGATATGTGAAACTCTTCTTGCACTGAAGACATGtaaaaggtttctctccagtgtgaactctcatgtgaactttaaggtttcctttacgtgagaaactctttccacacttaAGGCAGatgaaaggcttttctccagtgtgaactcttatGTGAATATCaaggtttgttttgtttatggaAGTCTTTCCACAGTGATGGCACAtaaaaggtttctctccagtgtgagttatTACATGATTCTTAAGTTCTTTACTGTCTTTGAAACTCTTTCCGCACTGATGACATAAAAAACAGTTCTCTCTTgagtgaatcctcatgtggtAATTAAAGGTTACTTTATGCCTGATTTTTTCCCCACgctgatcacatgtgaaaggcttctctccagtgtgaattctcatgtgaaccTTTAAGTTTCCTTTAAgattgaaactttttccacactgaaggCACATAAAAGGCTTCTCTCCGTTGTGAGTTGTTACATGATTCTTAAGGTTTTTCCTGTTTGTGAAACTCCTTCCACACTGATGACACGGAAAAGAGTTTCCTCTTAAGTGAATTTTCATGTGCTGATTAAGATTTTCTTTACATCTGAAATTCTTTCCACATTGACTACATACAAATGGCTTCTCTCTGGTGTGAATTCTTGTGTGAGTCCTTAGACTTTCTTTTCGTGTGAAGCTCTTCTCACAGAGTTTGCAGGTGTAAggactctctccagtgtggcTTCTCATGTGGGTATTAAGGGTTCCTCTACgtgtaaaactctttccacactgaaggcatgtgtatggcttctctccagtgtgaattctcgtGTGAGTCTTAAGACTTTCTTTTCGTGAAAAGTTGTTACCACACAGTTTGCAGGTGTAAGGGctctctccggtgtgaattctcatgtgggtattaaggtttcctttaattgtgaaactctttccacactgaaggcaTGCATAAGGCTTCTCTCTGGTGTGTATTCTCATGTGGACATTAAAGTTTCCTTTTTGATTGAAATTTTTTCCACAGTGAAGGCAGGTGAAATTACTTTTAGTTCCtgaatttttagtttttttttgtgaggAAGCCTTTTCATTCTGTGAGCACTGAGACTTATCTCTAGTTATGAAATTATGTTTCtcaaacagttttttttcttccactTCATTCAATTCTTGACTCTCCTCTTTCAGTGTCATCAGgtctaaagtaaaaaaaaaaaagaaggaagaCAAATACAGGTTATCCCCAGTTTAATGGCACAAAGCAACTAGATCCTATATGCACTAAGCTACTGTCTCCTGCTCCATCCTCAACGggatggaactggaataaatactttgactgTTGTGATCccatcagacttatgatagctacCTGAATCATaataaagcactgttcgccagaggagaactggtccccgactaagcctggtttctcccaaggtttttttcctccattttaCCACAGAAGTCTAtttgtcacctgttggagtttgggttccttgccgctgtcgcctttggcttgcttagttggggacacttgacatttgatattcagcagtgttttgatctgcctgcattgacacaattttctttaagagctgctgtgcagccaaaattatataccagttatcacagtaaagctgctttgacacaatctgcattgtaaaaagtgctatataaataaaggtgacttgacttgactactgCAAGAGGTGTTACCTAAAATCTCAAAACCTTGTAACAACTGGATTGATCAAACAAACCGAAGTTTTTCAAGCAGGTCGCTGTCCAACGGAGGTTATGCCATACATGTAAGGGTTAGATTTTGATTGATGAGTCAGATATACAtgttaccttttatttttatgtctAAGTATTGGGTTacttttctgtcataatttggTAAAAACTCAGATATACAGTTTGGTACAGGAGTCAGAACCGCCGTCTACTTATAGGAGATTTGTGTGCAATGGAATAATTTATAGTGCATTTTTGACTCCTTTTTGACATATTATTCTCAGCAGGTAAAAATGCTATCATATGTTTGCACATACATCGAGCACATTTACCCCAGCACACAGCAATGTTTTGgatgtttattaagtttttgGATGTTTGTTTTAAGTTATTAAAATATACGTCATAAAAGCACCAGGACTAAAtgcatcattttctttttttggtccagaccaaaagaaccaagagaaACAAACTACAAGTTTGAACACACCCTAAGACTTTAAGGAACCGCAGAGACCTTGTTGAAGGCAGCATTAGTATTTGgctccatgtcaaataaaacaactttaattAGGACACTCATATGACATCCTTCaaaaatatcattcatttctGTAGAGAAGGACATTTTAAACAggatcaaatgactgagttcagaTTTTGAGAaagaaaccaacctgtttgttcctcagtgtATTCTTGTTTCAGGCTGAATACTTCTTCAATCTTCatttcttcactctcctctttaatgaATGCCATCTTTATTAGTGTGTCATGTGGTTCTCAGTTGGTTCATCTGGAGTTGTTCTGTTCATTCTGGACACTCTGTCATGTTTAAGATGAGAATAATTAACA
Above is a genomic segment from Megalobrama amblycephala isolate DHTTF-2021 linkage group LG14, ASM1881202v1, whole genome shotgun sequence containing:
- the LOC125245809 gene encoding gastrula zinc finger protein XlCGF57.1-like: MAFIKEESEEMKIEEVFSLKQEYTEEQTDLMTLKEESQELNEVEEKKLFEKHNFITRDKSQCSQNEKASSQKKTKNSGTKSNFTCLHCGKNFNQKGNFNVHMRIHTREKPYACLQCGKSFTIKGNLNTHMRIHTGESPYTCKLCGNNFSRKESLKTHTRIHTGEKPYTCLQCGKSFTRRGTLNTHMRSHTGESPYTCKLCEKSFTRKESLRTHTRIHTREKPFVCSQCGKNFRCKENLNQHMKIHLRGNSFPCHQCGRSFTNRKNLKNHVTTHNGEKPFMCLQCGKSFNLKGNLKVHMRIHTGEKPFTCDQRGEKIRHKVTFNYHMRIHSRENCFLCHQCGKSFKDSKELKNHVITHTGEKPFMCHHCGKTSINKTNLDIHIRVHTGEKPFICLKCGKSFSRKGNLKVHMRVHTGEKPFTCLQCKKSFTYQRDLHRHWQTHSGKKLQCSVCGKRFRKRNNFKNHLRIHSGGRRFNCVQCNKKFILPSHLEIHLKSHAYVRPYLCFLCGKRFKWLGSLKWHQKICRVRN